A window of the Lolium perenne isolate Kyuss_39 chromosome 7, Kyuss_2.0, whole genome shotgun sequence genome harbors these coding sequences:
- the LOC127315845 gene encoding uncharacterized protein has product MEVEMEVEMEVEGQDEEAEREMAPKKLRIRGEAQVPDERREPTSQDAKALIIPNEKDNWTYDKGVRQPSSMIGALIRQYWPGFYTPVPGGEKKLAETWADYEAAPCPGFGTASDTVYTKFWLMTTLC; this is encoded by the exons atggaggtggagatggaggtggagatggaggtggaggggcaggacgaggaggcggagagGGAGATGGCGCCGAAGAAGTTGCGCATTCGTGGTGAAGCGCAAGTCCCTGATGAGAGGAGGGAGCCTACTAGCCAGGATGCGAAAGCCCTCATCATCCCGAACGAAAAAGA CAATTGGACATATGACAAGGGGGTTCGCCAGCCGTCGAGCATGATTGGAGCTCTTATTAGGCAGTACTGGCCGGGCTTTTACACTCCGGTCCCCGGCGGCGAGAAGAAGCTAGCCGagacttgggcggactatgaggcaGCTCCTTGCCCGGGCTTTGGGACAGCTTCTGACACCGTGTACACCAAGTTTTGG TTGATGACCACACTATGCTAA